DNA sequence from the Drosophila sechellia strain sech25 chromosome 3L, ASM438219v1, whole genome shotgun sequence genome:
AAGCGCGCCGAGCAGCTGAAGCGCTGGGAGGAGTCGGACACCAACCGCGCCGCCCCCACCCCCCGGCACGAGCACGGGCGCAGGATTAAGTTCAGCTCCGGCTGTGTCTTCCTCGCCGCCTGCCTCTCCGGCGACAAGGACGAGGTCGTCCAGCTGCTCGACCAGGGCGCCGACATCAACACCGCCAACGTCGATGGACTCACCGCCCTGCACCAGGTGAGTCGTGCCAGTATTCTTCATTCTCTCACATTTTGGAATAGTCCTTATAGGGTTGTATCTTAActattgtatatttataactaaaataaaggaaaatgtAACGTTTCAATGGTTCTACTTTGAGGAAATACTACTTATTATCCAACAATGTTCTTATTTTTGCtcaatttgtaaataaataaaacataaagaCATAAgcaattacattttaaataatattttatcatTCATAAGCTACAAACAAATGAATGCCTTAACTTTTTAAAGGATATACAATAATATAAACAGTCGctagaaaaaagaaaaagacaATAGTCATAGGATTATTGATAATACTCGCTTAAGTAATCGTTtgcaaacatacaaattacaaaatgaAATAGAAACTTTGCTATGTAATCAAAATATTTCCTTGTTGTTTGGTTGGAAGTGGCGAATATTGAAAATTCTATTAAGGGTTGCATTTGCAGCAGGTGCAATATTCAGTTAATTAAATGTGAATATTCACACTGCATCCCCTGGCACCAGGGATTGATTTCCCCACTTTAGAAGGCGGCTAGGCGTTGCGTCAGTCTGCTGCAACTGCGATCACGCGACTGGGCgagggggtggtgggtggatTGGGGGCGGGGATGGGGTGGAACGGGCGCAGGGAGCTGCAGTTTCGACACTGTTGCGTTGCGTCCAACTGTGGTGCTGACGTGGGTCGCACTGTGGGtcaaatatacaaatattagAAAAAAATACTACAAGAATATCTAGCAGCAAACGAAAAGAATTACCAAATGGTTTCGTAAGgattaagaatttaattagaccagatttaatattttatatgcatatctcatttatttcatttttcaagCGAAGAAGATAAATAAGACAGCAATATGACATATTTACGCTATTAGTTTGGAGTTTTTATAGGATATCCAATCAAGGTCAAGAATGATCCATTCCGTTTAGGCCCACTGTGCAGGGGCCGTTCGCTAGACGCTCGACCATTATTGTTGTTGGGTATTTCGTGCTCTTTCTGCGGTTTCAACACCGCCGCCGCAACAACAATTCGAATTTCGAATATTAACAAATACAGCAAATACATGGCTAATGCAAGCCGACGATTTACAAGTCGAATGGCCAGAACGGCatggccaacaacaacagccacaaGCAAAAGGCAAACGGCCAAAAGcattaaataagaaaaatacaaaatgttcTATTTTTAACAACCAAGAAAAACATACAAAACCCATACACACGAAAGCGCGTTTACATATTGAAAGCCCAAAGATTTTCGCAAAATCATTTTCAGTTTTCCTCCCATTTGTTTGACTCGATTTTGTGGCATGTCGAAGAATAGGAATTTAATGATGCTTTGCTGGCAcggaaatgaaataaaaagcaTAAATTTTCCGTACTTATCATGGAAATTCGTTCTATTGTTCTAGATCAAGAAAAAGTTTTACTTAattaatacaaaataataGCAAGAACAAATAAAGATTTGTGATTTATATCATATCATTTAATAACTATTTAATGGAGAGTTTATTTAACGTTTAAAAATAGTTATAAAATAGTATTAAGATATgctgtaaaaatattttggggttcaattcaattaaatacggttttttaaaatgaatttccCTTTTAAGATTCCCCTGGAATTCCTATACAAATTTCCTAGTCGATTTTCTGTCCACTCCCTTCTTGCGCTCACTGTTCTCTCAAATTTAGTTTGGTATTAGCTATAACagaacaacaaattaaatttgtttcatCAACAAATCGCATTGTAAttttgaaaatcaaatataGAAAAGGCCGAAATGGTTTCCCTAAACAAATTCCCGAGTCAATTTGCAAGAGTGCCGCCTGTCCACACCCATTTTGCACTCACTGTGTGCGCTCTGCTCCCATTCGATATAATTGATTCTAATTATGCTGCGCCAGCGAAGAGTCGTAGATTTTCACCGTTTAACCGCGGTGGCGCACTTGTTAACCAGATGCTAATTTGTTGAGTGCGGGATGGCGGGCATTGCGGGGAGGCTTCACTGTCTGCGAGTGCACTGTAATTacagaaacagcaacaataataaataataataacaatgggAACACAGTGCAAACGTTTTGAATTACCTGCCACATTGTTTGCGGTGCAAGTGCGGCCGCAACCTGCGGCTATTTGCTTCACTTGCCGCTGTCGTTTTTTTGCTCGACCGCAAAGCGGAATTTCGATtgcatttattaaaataattatctTATCGCCTGCACTTACAAGTCCTCTAATGATTGCAAAAGTCCGCCCCCGCCCTTTTCTTCGTAGACGCCTTCCTTTGCCCCATGCCGCATCAACTTCACATtcacatatgtacgtatgtgcTTGCAACGTTTTGGGCCTTCCATTCATGAGCATTGACAACGACAGCACCACACCTGCACCTGCAACACATTTTCAATGGCATGCGACACGATGGCTGCGAACAGGATGGGCCACAGTGGTTTAAAGTCTAATAAAAATGGTTACGAAATGTAATCTCCTGCAGCAGGTTACTTTTTAGGCGGCCTCAACTGCGCAGttcttaaatattaaatatttattacaaaacAGTAatgaaacacacaaaaaatgtttttaaaaatgctATTGTTACATTACAATGTAATGCAGGataacgttttttttttttcatatttattaaatattactaATCATTTGATGAAGCATTCATAAGCATAGCTCATGCCTAAACAgcaagaaatattaaaaaataaaatacagaaAATTCATAACCTTTGAACTTGGTGATAAATACTTGTTATGCACGCGAATGAGATTGAATTGTGTATTGCGTCAACATCAATGTTTGCTTGATAAATAAGTGGAGGGAATGAACTGCTGGTCATGATGGAGCATAATCAGAAGTGAGAAACCTAAttctaaaatatattaaatatttaaagaatcACCAGTTCCACTGTTTACCGCCGCTACCTTGGTCTTCATATGAATGATGTTGACTGATGGAGCGGCAGATAGGAAAGCGCGAATGGGGAGGATGGGAGCAGGAGGAGGCTGTTGCAAGTGACCGTGTATATCCATGCCGCTGGCTGACTTTGATTTTTCATGTGGCCTACAAGCggtcgttgcgtgcattgacgtTCAAACTCGCTGGGGGACAAGTGGGAAATTATCAAAGAAATGGCAATAAATTACGGCTGTTTACAAGCGTTCCGACTCAGATATCTACGTTTAAATGCAGTTCAAggaaatatagaaatatatagaaatatattttatagaaTTATATTTCAAGGTCCACACCGTTTCACATGAATTAGATGTGTGTGATAAAATTAGAACTTTTGGAAATACGTGGGCTTTTCCGAAATATTTATGGTTTTAGTTGTAGTGTGTTTATTATAATCAAATGAATCATTTTGTAGCTTTGAAGTGAAACTATTACGGTACGTTCCAAAACAATTTATTAGGAACATAGAAATATTAAATCAAGAaactatatttattttatgcttCTGTGAATAAATGCTTTTgtgaataaaaattatttaaataaaaatatcatTTTGCCTAATTTACCCATCTGTATAAACTCTTTCAAACATCCAATCAGGTTTTGGTCCCCTGAGTGCGAATCTGTGTTTCTTCATTAATCAGCCTCTATCAATGATTTGCTCAAATTAAGAAATTGATTTATATACATAGatttctgccaattagcaaTTGAtatatttcgatttttatAGGAGGGTAGGGGCAGGCAACCGGCGCCGCataaattaagaaattatTCTGTCAAGACTTCTGTTAAATTGAGCTATAGTCAGAGCTGAGTGCATAATAATCGTAACAATTGCCGATCCGCTGACATGACGATCGTGATCACGGATGGATGACGAGTCCTgatcgaatcgaatggaatcgaatcgaatctgTGTGCTTGGGGAGTTGGGAAAAGCTGCGTGAGTTTTCCCAAATCCAAAatgaaaacacacacactacaTGGTAGCAGCGCTGGTAGATTTGTTGCTGTCGGCTAACGCGCTTTATTGACGTGTTTTCTAACCTTGGCCCGGTTTTCGACGGACTGACGGGACGGACAGCTGTTGAAACGCACAAGCTACAAACTACAGACGCACAGACGTACAGATTCACAGATACAACAAATGGAATATCCTCAAGAATGATCTGTCTGGATGTATCTGTTTGGGCTTTGGTTGTTGTATATAAATGGATGCGGTCGCTACActtgatttgatttatttctCGTTTCGTGCTTtacacccaaaataacaaaacgaATGCGAATgatcaaaatgaaaattcgCTCTATGCCAGATACAATTTGATGTGATGTCTGCAGTCCGTAGTCCGCAACtcgcatttgtatctgtatctgtatctgctgcCAGTATGTGCGTTGCATAATACCATTTCTAGCCATAGACAGACGCGAAATGTATGCCATTAAAAATGCTTCGTTTTACAACCGAGTTCCTTCGTCTTAGGCGGCCTGACCaatcttttatttttcatcATTTCTGGTTGCCAATTCTATTataatcattattattataattattatgtaCATTTAGCTCGCACGCGCCGCACACACAAACGATTTGAAATCTGCTGTTTTATGGATAAAGCAACCGAAACCAGCGGGAACTATACGAAAAAATACGATAATTTTTGCCAAGCCATGACGACATGAGTTTAGAAATAGTTCGGCGGAAAATATATGTTCAATTCTATATGtgtttaatgaaattattgttgtattttttgtttttggaacaTATCGTTGAAATTGTAGTAACTTTTAAACATTTGCCAGCAGGAAATGTTTTCAATATCCATCATAGTTCTTGGAATTTCTATGGCACCTTTACGATTTCTCGTGTATTTTAGaaccatatatattttttatcaacTACAACTTCGTAGAATCGAAAACAGCACAGGTGAATGTTTTTAGACTGATTATAATATCAGCTTATTCTCAAGTGTGAATCTTGGGTAAATAAACATTGAAAGATAAGATTTTATTGTGAAAAGCTTAGTGCAAGCAAAAGCTTTGCCAAATTTATTTCTAGGAACCTcgattacattttatattacaaaatattacaatattttataattacaaTGTAATTTCGCAAGCAGAACATAAATCTTTGGAATCATAAGGAAATTGTCTAGATTCTTGTTTCCGTTCGGTTTTTCTTTcggtttgtttatttttcattgTGGAATAGCTGGTGTTCATGATTTTTCACACTTCTCTCTTTAGTCCAGCCAGATGTCTGGCCGCACCTGGTGGACGACTGACTACTCGAAAGAaattagaaataaaaatacattcaAAGTTGgaaacaatttgcatttgctgaCCACCAAGAGCACCTACTCAAATGGCGCCGTATAAATCGTTATACAATTTGGCAAAAATATGCCAAGCATTTTTAGTGGCAAAATGCTATTGAGCTACATGAGATACATGCTACCCGAGAGAAAATAATCGAAATAGATACGATCGAAATGTTTAAATAGGCTCTGCAATATGTTAGAACATTTCACACAGAGCAAATGCCTCAAAATCGGCGGGATATAGGCACGTCTaggtatatatacatacatatatatattttctatatgTGCGCATATATATCATATGGTTTATGTATCTTCTTTGCACTTTTATCTTGTGGCGCTAATCcaaatttgtaatttattgaACTCAAGCGGTTGTGCTCGCCTGTTTTGGCATTTCAATTATAATATATGCATATTTGCTCGTTTCAACGTATAATTGTATACTAGGGCGGTGGGTCAATGAGTGCCCAGGAATGTTTCTTAAAACGTATTTTAAAATACAATGAATTGTTGTATCCACATAAAACgggaaaattatgaaataattatgaaaataattaaagccaaataataataagttcGTTGTAATTATTTCTTAATTAAGTGGTTTCTTGATTTAGCAGTTGAACAAACAACCCAACACAAATTTCAAAGGATTAATTCACCTAATGAACGATTCATTAGTTGAAAAACTTGGCTTTGCTTGAACTTATGACaaagtttgtttttctttgcaaAGTTCATCTGCAATGTAATCAGTTGACTTGAATATTTAATAGCCTGCGCTAGTTAAGCCAAAATCCTTCAGACCTAACTCTGAAGTAGTGTTTAACGTGAAACTCTCCTGCCTGCCTTCTTCATCAGGGGAATGATGCAGGCTATTGAGTTATAAGCCAGAATTATGTGCATTGATGGTTAACAAAAGCCAAATGGGCCAAATGGAGCTTGGCGCCTGGCAAACTGCCGCGTAATGAGCCACGTTAAGCTGGCGGCCCAGAGTCTGAAAGCCGTCTCAACAAGTCGCTGTTGGCTGCTGGCctacgcggcgtatacgtaatgcggCGAGGTGAATAACATTTGGCGTGCAACGGCTGAAAATGCCGCTCAATGGCGTGCCAAAACAAAAGGCTAAACTTAgcatgcatttatttttttactttactttCTGCTTTTCGCGTTTTTCACCGCTTTTTCGGGTTGGCCATGCAAATGGAAATAGCGTAGAATCCGTTGCTCTGCTGACATTAAAGGCCCAAAAGTCTGGCGGCAAATCGAGGAATTTTTTTCGCTGATGGAGTAGCTGGTGTCAAAAATGTTTGCATACCACAAAAAATGCCATTGGACATTGTCGTCAAGTTGATTTGCGGATGGTCACGCGTGGGCGTTGTCTTTTCGCAAAACCCCTTTTTCCTGCCGCTCGGTTTATTATCAAAATTGttcataattaattaattggcTGCGTTCCTGATTTACAAATTGTTTGGGCCCACCCGCCGTCGTTTCACTCACTCTTTCTAGCCTTCttcagattttttttttttgttttttatgcgttttactgcgaaatggaaatggctttTGGATTTTAAAAGCAACGGCAAAGAAGTCACTTTGAAGCTCGGTCAGTAAAAAATGTGAATTAACATATGTATGCGGTGGTAGGGGACGGGAAAAAGAAGAGAATGGATAGAGAGAATCGGTCATTTGATTTGTATAATGCCCCACTCCTCAAACGGGCGCTGTTATCAAATGCGAAAGGGGAGGGTGGGGGCAATACACTGGAGAAAATATGATAAAGAACATTTAATATCTGAAAAACTttaatattgaataaaattcgtTCTATGTTATAAGTAATTTGTAAGTAATTTATAAGAAATTATAAGTTTATAAGTAATTTGTGTTCATGTATGGCTACTGTGAGTACCAGCTATAAAGAACAAACCAAATTTTCTGAGTTAACTGTAGCGATTGTGTTCTGTCGATAAGCAAAATATGTTAATAGCCTTGCTTCCAAAAACTTGCCAATAACATAAGCCCTGTTGAATGAATATCTCACAGATAAGAACCCATACAAAACACAATTGGAATGTGACTCTATTCGAATTTTTCGTTCTGTGCATTGATAGAGTCTAGCGCCTTTTGTTGTGGGCCTGTTCTTTTACTTTCTTTTCTTTCGGCGGAGCTGTTGCTTTTGCGCCCAAGAATGCTTATCGGCATTTGCAACTACGAGGCGTTGTCGTCTCCACTCGCGTCGCACACCGACATTGTTGTGGGGTCGGATTGGATTGGGTTGGGTTGGGCTGGACTGGACTGGGCTGGGTTGTTCCTCTCTGGTTCCCAGATAGCAGCGGCCCCAAAGAAGCGCCGGAGTCGCCGACGATGATATCATCGTCGTTCGGTGGCGTGCATGTGCCATCCAACCATCCAGCCAAATGAAGAGATGTCTAGGCGGGTTCAGCGGAAATCCGCATAAACAACCCAAGCATGCTGACTGAATACGCTCCgctttggcttttgccttctggCTGTTTACTTTAGCGTTTTAGCAAGATAAACacacaaatttttaaaacatttactaGCTCTCTTATAAAAGCAAATCGATGGCAGGCGGCTGCAAATCGAATCTCTTCTACGAAAGTTGATTCAACTTTTGATGCACTGCATTTACGACTCTGGTCGGGAAATCGAATTGTTTTTCTGgccataaaaatttaaataaatacatttcgtTTGGCAAAGTAGAACGCTTTCAAGGATTGATGTTTATGGCTTCGACCTTTCAATTTGGAATCACAATGAGGCAGTCTCATCCATAAGATGAGTAATTTACAATGGATAGACGTTTGTAATTTGTGAGAAACTTGAGACTTGAGAAAATATGTAGTTTATTTTGTCATTAATTGatgaaaatcataaaaattacGCAACAAAGATAtatttagtaaaaaagaattcCATTCCGCTTACTTAATCGAAAACTCATTTTGCTATTTTACAGGCGTGCATAGACGACAATCTGGACATGGTGGAGTTTCTGGTGGAACGAGGTGCCGACATAAACCGCCAGGATAACGAGGGCTGGACGCCCCTGCACGCCACTGCCTCCTGCGGGTGAGTTTTCAGTCCAAATTGCAATCAATTTCATTACTCATTTTgtgcttaattaattttctagaTTTGTGAGCATAGCTCGGTATTTGGTGGAAAATGGCGCTGATGTGGCCGCTGTGAACAGCGATGGCGATCTGGCCTTGGATTTGGCCATCGATGTGCAGCACATGGCCATGATTGACTACATGGAGAAGATGGTGCAGGAGCTAAACATCAACGTGGATGAGGCTCGAAAGGCCGAGGAGCAGGCGATGCTGAACGATGCCAAAAAGTGGCTGAGAAGCGATGCCGCCGAGGTGGATAGACCGCATCCGAAAACGGGAGCCACAGCCCTACACGTAGCCGCCGCAAAGGGTTACACGAAAGTGCTGGGTCTGCTCCTGGCCGGCCGTGGCAATGTGGATCGCCAGGATAACGATGGCTGGACGCCACTGCATGCGGCATCGCATTGGGGTCAACGGGAGACGGCCGAGATGCTCGTGGAGTCACTGGCCGACATGGATATACGGAACTATGCCGGGCAGTCATGCATCGATGTGGCCGATCGCAAAATAGTCAAATTCCTGGAAGAACTGCGGGCCAACAAACGCAACAAGCGGCGACCATCTAGTCAAATAAGGTGAGATTAATTAGTTATAGCAAGgttttaaatgaaaacataATGAAGAGGTATTTAGCTTAATATATTGGCAAACATTTGAAAGCATATTCCAAAAGCGTAGTATTTTTGTTGAATCACATATTCgtcttaatattattttactgAAAATTACGCATAttcttcaaaaatattttgtaaatgtttACCTTATATTATTCATAGTCTGTAGCCTTGCattctgttaaaaaaaaaacataactAATCCATCAATTGTTTTTACTTTTCAGCAGAATCTCAGATGCAATGGAAAATCATGTGGACAAGACGCCCACTAAACTGGTGCGCGTAGAAGTGAGAACTGATGCCACAAAGGATGGTGCGTATGCCTTCAAATTGGAGCTATCTCCAACTTACCCTGGACTCATGATATAAACGAATAGCTTTCTTTGAtttctcgcacacacacactcttgTGTTCGTCCTGTTTATTATCCTGTTTAGGTTCTCATGCGCGATAACCTTTTGTTGTTGGAGCATTTAATCGTAAAACATTTGCCACTGCCTCTCGTATTTTAGTCACTCAAGATCACATTGTCCAGTATAATAATTTGCCTTCATCACGATCATGATCATCCATCAGTGGTATCCccttttttctctctctgtatCTGTATAGTGTCTCTATCTATCTCTCTGTATTTGTGTATTGTCTCTGCTTGTAAATCACGCACACTGCAGCTGCCAGTGGCTCAAGTGAAGCTAACGAAGCTAATTCTTCGATTCCAAacgctgctgctgatgataatgatgatggtgataatgatgatgatgttggtGGAGTTGGCGAAGTGGTGGCCAGTGGCCAGAGCGATACAGAAGAGCTGAGTGATTCCACGGAAAGCTCACACTTGACCAGCCTCTCCGAGAGCGAAGGTAGTCGGCATTTGTTTTGCGTCCTGATTGAGGAGTTCCTCGCCGAAACCTTTCTGTGATAAGCCCGCCCAATAGCCACTAACCTAATCCTAGTTGTAAATTGTTTTCGAGGTGTATATTAACACTTTTCACCTGTTGCTCTTACAGCTGAGAACGTCAAGCCCAACCAGCAGATCCACGCCGTCGAGCATCCAGTCGAGGAGGAGGCGCCATGGCGACGCAAACTGCCCCGCACTCCCAGCGACAGTCCCACTAATAATCGTAAGTCCTAACGGAGCTATGAAGTGCGCTTTAGGGTTTGCAGATAAAAAGATATTTCTAAATAAAGTTAAATTGTTTCAAAAAGTAAATACTATATATGAATCTATTTCGAGATCATGTCGTGTTCTAGCTATCTGCAATCTCTTGAAGCGCACTGATTGGCAACGTTCGTAATCGAATCAGATAGTAATAATCAATATAATTACCATTTTGCAGAAGTTCCTGATAGAGAGCTCAGCAGCAATAGCTCGGAGACCGCCAACGACGTCATTTTGCGACGCACGCAAAGCTTTGAGAACGATCAAAAGTGAGTTGAATcccaagaaaataaaacattgCGTGCCGCTCACACACAAACACCCAATCGCATCTCAGATTAACCCACATATACAATGATTATGTACTACAACGATCGGCCAAATTGCACCGAAAGGTcttgatttgatttattggttGATTTTTGCAGTTCGCTTTTCACTTTTGCCGATTGCATTTGCTTATCATCatcagcacacacacattcacgcTAAAATTGTTAACCACTCATTCAGCTATTCACGAAATTCATATACtgataaattgtttaaatttaccCATGATTGTATCATGGATCTGGGAAAGCTCTGAGAATCTGTATGAATCACAAGCTTTGCGTTTATGAGCTTTTTCCATAACACCATTCGCATTTTGGCAAAGTGAAGCGTTGACTGCAAAAGGCAACAAATAAGGGAAAACAAAGTATTGtattgattttaaaatttttgttttgctttatttttttttcccaCCCAATTTTTTCCaaacaacaaccaaaaatCGATCAAACAATAATTGCATTGCCAACGCACCACAACCgaccaaaaacaacaaactcATCAAAACGCTTATCCCGAAATCTAACCTGCCCGCTCGCCCACCTGCTCGCTACGACCAACCGCCCGCCCACCTGAACGACCGCCCGCACGAACGTTCGAAAAACGCTCGAAAACGCACGATCCTCGCTCGAAAACGGccaaaatcgaatcgaatccgAATGACAGGTTCTATCAAAAGTACAATGAGCTGCGGGCACGCATAAAGGCCAATTCCTGTCCCATTTTGCCGGCGAATGCGAATGCTAATGCCGCTACTGCCAACAAatccaataacaataataacctAAGTAGCAATAACTAtcataataacaacaataacaacaacaaaagcgatCTGCTATTGGGATATGCTGCTGGCACCACAACGACAACAAGCACccctacaacaac
Encoded proteins:
- the LOC6605863 gene encoding protein phosphatase 1 regulatory subunit 12B isoform X15 — translated: MSSLDARNNSAMMKRAEQLKRWEESDTNRAAPTPRHEHGRRIKFSSGCVFLAACLSGDKDEVVQLLDQGADINTANVDGLTALHQACIDDNLDMVEFLVERGADINRQDNEGWTPLHATASCGFVSIARYLVENGADVAAVNSDGDLALDLAIDVQHMAMIDYMEKMVQELNINVDEARKAEEQAMLNDAKKWLRSDAAEVDRPHPKTGATALHVAAAKGYTKVLGLLLAGRGNVDRQDNDGWTPLHAASHWGQRETAEMLVESLADMDIRNYAGQSCIDVADRKIVKFLEELRANKRNKRRPSSQISRISDAMENHVDKTPTKLVRVEVRTDATKDAENVKPNQQIHAVEHPVEEEAPWRRKLPRTPSDSPTNNQVPDRELSSNSSETANDVILRRTQSFENDQKFYQKYNELRARIKANSCPILPANANANAATANKSNNNNNLSSNNYHNNNNNNNKSDLLLGYAAGTTTTTSTPTTTTTSSTFNNTHSNTNNTSTTQQQPVAAAASAANQLYSVQRSASLKDNSMYYRKPTVTIATPTSTAATAINSPSTTVQTPPIRRSFVPPVRDEESETQRKAHAKRVRETRRSTQGVTLDEIKSAEELVKKKNMGMTNNNNNNNISTTTTNTISNSGFKLEDITSGGTYPPNNSTIIPSAPAVMAAANLSTTTGVQRRISSGPNALNASNQSLNSVGRPVSAPSEGTNNSAYVTPSVRKFETNATSTGATTAATTTSNSTSNSVSATSANHTAATAPNATSNHDDKDNDKENDNRTQTVIQRRRKPKRRSTGVVHIDMDELDPERQNESSNNDNEEKEKESGSERTSRSRLGSTASTATTSESKSSSSNDKTENGDGIDYKALWEAEKLENDKLRQMLKQKDDEAVQTRATLERFANAQLDAYKSDNHRLKEENAALIRVISKLSK